A stretch of Triticum aestivum cultivar Chinese Spring chromosome 1D, IWGSC CS RefSeq v2.1, whole genome shotgun sequence DNA encodes these proteins:
- the LOC123180977 gene encoding E3 ubiquitin-protein ligase WAV3-like, giving the protein MNLNRVQHGACGNAIMQSLSSCTICQTSLTAISSACGQRPIAKPGAAMESNSSTCAICNGDMRRGGGGGSGFTADCSHQFHYRCVSGSLASSRQACPLCSARCRDLPSFRSSKSYTPSQPPPASRAPAQPFFRPMEPRVFDDDDPVLRAPRPLGDRQYGAASATSSGSLAVALSTHCEYSSLARDAPHENFAVLVHARAPGTGSAATGGAPSRARAPIDLVTVLDVSGSMVGSKLALLKQAMGFVVDSLGPADRLCVVSFSSGANRLMRLARMSESDGGKDLAKRAVQSLAAGGGTNIGAALRKAAKVLDDRLHKNAVASVILLSDGQDTYTVPRRGRDANYDALVPPSFMYTGAGDRSAPVHTFGFGTDHDAAAMHTIAEATGGTFSFIENEADIQDAFAQCIGGLLSVAVQELRVDIACPQSGVRVRSVNSGRYRSHINVDGRSASIDVGELYADEERRFLLLMDVPRARSTTDVTHLMQVSCAYRDMVTGRPTNVDGEDAVVLRPSRAVSLERSAEVERERVRLAATEGIAAARAAAERGAHEEAAEILQSGQRAVARSAAARAGDSMCVELSRDLQEMSTRVADRRRYELSGRAYMLAGLSSHAQQRATSRQMSGDSGTTRRTAEAALGTTVISTTGATASYSYVTPAMMDMLDRSRRSREMTALSQQRSKERRRSAHY; this is encoded by the coding sequence ATGAATTTAAATCGTGTTCAACACGGAGCGTGCGGGAACGCAATAATGCAATCGCTGTCATCTTGTACTATTTGTCAAACCTCTCTCACCGCAATTTCCTCTGCCTGCGGTCAGAGGCCCATAGCCAAGCCAGGGGCGGCAATGGAGAGCAACAGCAGCACCTGCGCCATCTGCAATGGCGACatgcggcgtggcggcggcggcggcagcggcttcaCGGCCGACTGCTCCCACCAGTTCCACTACCGTTGCGTCTCCGGGAGCCTCGCCAGCAGCCGCCAAGCCTGCCCGCTCTGCAGCGCGCGATGCCGCGACCTGCCGTCCTTCCGCTCCTCCAAGAGCTACACGCCGTCACAGCCGCCGCCCGCGTCGCGCGCGCCGGCACAGCCGTTCTTCCGCCCCATGGAGCCACGCGTCTTCGACGACGACGACCCGGTGCTCCGGGCGCCTCGGCCTCTCGGCGACCGGCAGTATGGTGCCGCGAGTGCGACGTCCAGCGGGTCATTGGCGGTGGCGCTCAGCACGCACTGCGAGTACTCGTCTCTGGCGCGGGACGCGCCCCACGAGAACTTCGCCGTGCTTGTGCATGCCAGGGCTCCGGGGACTGGTAGCGCGGCCACCGGAGGGGCGCCGTCGCGCGCGCGGGCGCCAATCGACCTGGTCACCGTGCTCGACGTGAGCGGCAGCATGGTGGGGAGCAAGCTGGCGCTGCTGAAGCAGGCCATGGGCTTCGTCGTCGACAGCCTCGGCCCTGCGGACCGCCTCTGCGTCGTGTCCTTCTCGTCCGGCGCCAACCGCTTGATGCGGCTCGCGCGCATGTCGGAGTCGGACGGCGGGAAGGACCTGGCGAAGCGCGCCGTGCAGTCcctcgcggcgggcggcggcaccAACATCGGGGCCGCCCTCCGCAAGGCCGCCAAGGTGCTGGACGACCGCCTCCACAAGAACGCCGTCGCGAGCGTGATACTTCTGTCGGACGGGCAGGACACGTACACCGTGCCCAGGCGCGGCCGTGACGCCAACTACGACGCGCTCGTGCCGCCTTCCTTCATGTACACCGGAGCCGGCGACCGGTCCGCGCCTGTCCACACGTTTGGGTTCGGCACCGACCACGACGCGGCGGCGATGCACACCATCGCCGAGGCCACCGGCGGCACGTTCTCGTTCATCGAGAACGAGGCGGACATCCAGGACGCATTCGCTCAATGCATCGGGGGGCTCCTCTCCGTCGCCGTGCAGGAATTGCGCGTTGACATCGCGTGCCCGCAATCGGGGGTGCGCGTCCGGTCGGTCAACTCCGGCCGCTACAGGAGCCACATCAACGTTGACGGCCGCTCCGCCTCCATCGACGTCGGCGAGCTGTACGCCGACGAGGAGAGGCGCTTCTTGCTGCTCATGGACGTGCCGAGGGCCCGATCCACCACGGATGTCACCCACCTGATGCAAGTCAGCTGCGCTTACCGAGACATGGTGACTGGACGGCCAACGAACGTGGACGGCGAGGACGCGGTGGTGCTGAGGCCCTCGCGGGCGGTGAGCCTGGAGCGCTCCGCGGAGGTCGAGCGGGAGCGCGTCCGGTTGGCGGCGACGGAAGGCATCGCCGCGGCTCGTGCGGCGGCAGAGCGGGGCGCTCACGAGGAGGCGGCCGAGATACTCCAGAGCGGGCAGCGAGCCGTCGCGCGCTCGGCGGCGGCCCGAGCAGGGGACTCCATGTGCGTAGAGTTGTCCCGAGATCTGCAGGAGATGAGCACCCGCGTAGCGGACCGGCGGCGGTACGAGCTGTCCGGGCGCGCGTACATGCTGGCAGGGCTGAGCTCGCACGCGCAGCAGCGCGCGACGTCGCGGCAGATGTCAGGCGACAGCGGGACGACGCGCCGCACGGCAGAGGCGGCCCTTGGCACGACGGTAATATCTACGACGGGCGCCACGGCGTCCTACTCGTACGTGACGCCGGCGATGATGGACATGCTGGACCGATCGCGGAGATCGCGGGAAATGACGGCGCTGTCGCAGCAGAGGAGTAAGGAGCGGCGAAGGAGCGCACACTACTGA